One Bacillus amyloliquefaciens DSM 7 = ATCC 23350 DNA window includes the following coding sequences:
- the gpG gene encoding phage tail assembly chaperone G has protein sequence MIKAVLKDYALAEVDESGDIVSVPEKTFIQPFVTARYTYRALEIHADATDEEFGKTERDVMDEMMTLVLDIFKGQFTFDDILDGVQSDELFDWLRDIMDQVMVKDKKKAQLKKKAEAAQK, from the coding sequence ATGATTAAAGCGGTATTGAAAGACTATGCTCTTGCAGAAGTAGATGAGAGCGGCGATATTGTATCTGTTCCAGAAAAAACATTTATTCAGCCATTTGTTACAGCAAGATATACGTATAGAGCTTTAGAAATACACGCAGATGCAACGGACGAAGAATTCGGAAAGACTGAGCGTGATGTAATGGATGAGATGATGACTCTTGTCTTGGACATATTCAAAGGGCAATTTACCTTTGATGATATTTTAGACGGTGTTCAATCTGATGAATTATTTGACTGGCTTAGAGATATTATGGATCAGGTTATGGTTAAAGATAAAAAAAAGGCCCAACTGAAGAAGAAGGCCGAGGCGGCTCAAAAGTAA
- a CDS encoding major tail protein produces MARTGLDGIQYGVLDENEKAENRMKMPGAIEAKLDVSSELTPLYADDGIYAVKSSGVSETKLELNLADLTTEMKRTLLGVPVVSGIELYHKDLEPPYVCITWRQKHHEKGYVYYALLKGKFGIPSAEGKTKEDKVDYQTDSIEGQFLPRKEDGLVFLVGYDQNEGFSLDKFYKLAYELEHPTEEGQTVELGK; encoded by the coding sequence ATGGCGCGAACAGGTTTAGACGGGATTCAGTACGGCGTACTTGATGAGAATGAAAAAGCAGAAAACAGGATGAAGATGCCGGGAGCCATTGAGGCAAAATTGGACGTTTCTTCAGAACTGACACCTCTTTATGCGGATGACGGTATATACGCAGTGAAGAGCTCAGGAGTGAGTGAAACAAAATTAGAATTAAATTTGGCAGATCTAACAACTGAAATGAAGAGAACACTTTTAGGCGTTCCAGTTGTTTCTGGCATTGAATTATATCATAAGGATTTGGAACCGCCTTATGTTTGCATCACTTGGCGGCAAAAACATCATGAAAAAGGATACGTGTATTATGCTCTGCTAAAAGGTAAATTCGGTATCCCTTCTGCAGAAGGTAAGACAAAAGAAGATAAAGTGGATTATCAAACGGACTCAATCGAAGGACAGTTTTTACCACGGAAAGAGGACGGTCTTGTATTCCTTGTTGGCTATGACCAAAATGAAGGTTTTTCACTTGACAAGTTTTATAAGCTGGCTTATGAATTGGAGCACCCAACAGAAGAGGGCCAGACAGTAGAACTAGGAAAATAA
- a CDS encoding DUF3168 domain-containing protein, translating into MMLPIQEVEMILSENEVLSSFVDPGRIFLVFVPEADQDTEKAPMIRINELESHRKDYADDAALTFEVDIQIDLWTKTLKEAHQIQPIIDDLMAKNDFQQYASAFDRDPDIALYRYARRYRATKMIDIQQI; encoded by the coding sequence ATGATGCTGCCAATTCAGGAAGTTGAAATGATTCTGAGTGAAAATGAAGTCCTTTCTTCCTTTGTGGACCCCGGCCGTATATTTTTGGTCTTTGTCCCGGAAGCCGATCAGGATACAGAAAAGGCCCCGATGATTCGAATAAATGAGCTTGAGAGCCACAGAAAAGATTATGCCGATGACGCAGCATTGACATTTGAGGTTGATATTCAAATAGATTTATGGACGAAAACGCTCAAGGAAGCGCATCAGATTCAGCCCATCATTGATGATCTTATGGCAAAAAACGACTTCCAACAATATGCCTCTGCATTTGACCGGGACCCGGATATTGCACTTTACCGATATGCCCGGAGATACAGAGCAACAAAAATGATTGACATACAACAAATTTAA
- a CDS encoding HK97-gp10 family putative phage morphogenesis protein produces the protein MARENDGIKNIEKELNKLARKNVRAAKSAVSAGAQIYAAGLEKNTPRGRGDQDPHKTHMKDNVVYLKPREDGEIYSNVGYGKETAARLHFSNFGTIKQRPQHFVERTVNEYTAAVLQKVQEVYRRELGL, from the coding sequence ATGGCCCGAGAAAATGACGGGATAAAAAACATAGAAAAAGAGCTGAACAAGCTGGCTCGAAAAAATGTTCGTGCTGCTAAGTCGGCGGTCAGTGCAGGAGCGCAAATATACGCTGCTGGATTAGAAAAAAATACACCCCGGGGCCGAGGCGATCAGGACCCTCACAAAACGCACATGAAGGACAATGTCGTTTATTTGAAGCCAAGAGAAGACGGAGAAATCTATTCAAATGTGGGATACGGAAAGGAAACAGCGGCAAGGCTGCACTTTTCAAACTTCGGGACAATCAAACAGCGACCTCAGCACTTTGTGGAGAGGACGGTAAACGAGTACACGGCCGCGGTGCTGCAGAAAGTGCAGGAAGTTTATAGAAGGGAGCTGGGATTATGA
- a CDS encoding phage head closure protein — protein sequence MQFSRLNTRITFVTRKNQKDPESRENIVVNDPLFSCWAEIRDQKLREKLSTAGTFLENSITFIIRYQQVKTVTNSMHILHDETLYEIKDILPNSQDKDLINVLAEKVS from the coding sequence ATGCAGTTTAGCCGGCTCAATACCCGTATCACTTTTGTGACTCGAAAGAATCAGAAGGACCCGGAAAGCCGAGAAAACATTGTGGTGAATGATCCTTTGTTTTCTTGCTGGGCGGAGATCAGAGATCAGAAATTAAGGGAGAAGCTTTCAACAGCTGGCACCTTTTTAGAAAACAGTATTACATTCATCATTCGCTATCAGCAGGTTAAGACAGTTACGAACAGCATGCACATTCTGCATGATGAAACCCTTTACGAGATCAAAGACATTCTCCCAAACTCTCAGGATAAAGACCTGATAAATGTTCTTGCGGAGAAGGTGAGCTGA
- a CDS encoding head-tail connector protein, translating to MTLEEIKHALRIDHNFDDDWIMELKGSAEDYIKDAVTLSPNRDAFFENNPRFNMAVKFLVGAWYEQRVSSMDKALQEIPFGVTNIIQQFRGAYTDAV from the coding sequence ATGACGCTCGAAGAAATAAAGCACGCGTTGCGAATAGATCATAATTTTGACGATGACTGGATCATGGAGCTGAAAGGGTCGGCAGAAGATTATATCAAGGATGCTGTCACACTTTCGCCAAACCGGGATGCATTTTTTGAAAACAACCCCAGGTTTAACATGGCCGTTAAATTCCTTGTAGGTGCCTGGTATGAGCAGCGGGTGTCCTCAATGGACAAAGCACTACAAGAAATACCGTTCGGCGTAACAAACATTATCCAACAATTCAGAGGAGCTTACACAGATGCAGTTTAG
- a CDS encoding collagen-like protein codes for MAEFLNESNGAKTSARDNGSGEPITDVSIADNSEKNPLYVKGLQGEPGPQGKQGPQGEPGPQGEPGEPGPQGEKGEPGEPGPKGEKGDPAVIEPGSIVNEMLGEKSVRSKNVGTGSIMLEHLNSEVKDILTGLQKQIDELKETPTE; via the coding sequence ATGGCAGAGTTTTTAAATGAAAGTAACGGAGCGAAAACATCAGCAAGGGACAACGGTTCAGGGGAGCCAATCACAGATGTTTCTATCGCGGATAACAGCGAAAAAAATCCTCTCTATGTAAAAGGTCTTCAAGGTGAACCCGGCCCTCAAGGGAAACAAGGTCCTCAAGGTGAACCCGGCCCTCAAGGTGAGCCAGGCGAACCAGGTCCACAAGGCGAAAAAGGCGAACCGGGCGAACCAGGCCCAAAAGGTGAAAAAGGCGACCCGGCAGTTATTGAACCGGGCAGCATTGTAAATGAAATGCTCGGTGAAAAATCAGTTCGAAGCAAGAATGTCGGCACAGGCAGTATTATGCTGGAGCATCTGAACAGCGAGGTCAAAGACATCTTAACCGGCCTGCAAAAACAAATTGATGAATTGAAAGAAACACCAACAGAATAA
- a CDS encoding phage major capsid protein: MLSEKIKELRSQITQKQTAVNTKITEAQKRAEEDKLDEATALKGEISTLKEELDALKKKLAEYEEIAGMNPEEPTPADGKEEDDEEKRSMHGGFRTIIKPGKQEEVRAFEEFLRSKGEKRDGLKSNGVEAIIPIDVITKPQQEPENVVDLAAIVNNVNVTTASGTYPVLANADTGLVSVAELEKNPELAKPKFNKVAWAVETYRGQLPISQEAIDDSGVDLSAIVANHLQQVKRITKNTKVAEVLRSFPAKTVKGTDDIKHILNVDLMQAYNRDIVATSSAFQSLDTLKDKNGQYILRQDISTETGKVLLGSKVNVVDDTVLGEKSGDAVMFIGDLKKAAFFANRVDATAKWVENEVYGQVLSLAVRFDVKKADEKAGYFVTIDTGAEQPNDTSKDLGK; encoded by the coding sequence ATGCTATCTGAAAAAATTAAGGAATTGAGATCGCAGATTACTCAAAAACAAACGGCGGTGAATACAAAAATCACAGAGGCGCAGAAGCGGGCCGAAGAAGACAAGCTGGACGAAGCTACAGCTTTGAAAGGTGAAATTTCCACTTTGAAAGAAGAGCTCGACGCTCTCAAGAAAAAGCTTGCAGAATATGAAGAGATTGCCGGAATGAATCCGGAAGAACCTACGCCGGCTGACGGTAAAGAAGAGGACGACGAGGAGAAAAGATCAATGCATGGCGGCTTCCGTACAATCATCAAACCGGGGAAGCAGGAAGAGGTAAGAGCTTTTGAAGAATTTCTCCGATCAAAAGGGGAAAAGCGCGACGGCTTAAAATCAAACGGGGTGGAGGCAATTATCCCGATTGATGTAATTACCAAGCCACAGCAAGAGCCTGAAAATGTTGTCGATTTGGCCGCCATTGTAAATAACGTAAATGTGACAACGGCGTCCGGCACGTATCCCGTTCTTGCTAACGCAGACACAGGTCTTGTATCAGTCGCTGAACTGGAAAAGAACCCAGAATTAGCGAAGCCGAAGTTTAATAAAGTGGCTTGGGCGGTAGAGACTTACCGCGGTCAACTGCCAATCTCTCAAGAAGCTATTGACGATTCCGGGGTAGACCTGTCCGCGATTGTGGCCAACCACCTGCAGCAGGTAAAACGGATTACGAAAAATACAAAAGTGGCCGAAGTCTTGCGCTCTTTCCCGGCTAAAACGGTAAAGGGAACAGATGACATTAAACACATTCTGAACGTCGATCTGATGCAGGCGTATAACCGGGACATTGTCGCTACTTCTTCCGCATTTCAATCCCTGGATACCCTGAAGGATAAAAACGGGCAGTACATTTTACGGCAAGATATTTCCACAGAAACAGGGAAAGTGTTGCTGGGCAGCAAGGTCAATGTTGTGGACGATACTGTTTTAGGTGAAAAATCCGGCGATGCGGTTATGTTTATCGGCGATTTGAAAAAAGCTGCGTTCTTTGCAAACCGTGTAGATGCCACGGCCAAGTGGGTGGAAAATGAAGTTTATGGACAAGTCCTCTCTCTTGCTGTTCGTTTCGACGTTAAAAAAGCTGATGAAAAAGCCGGCTATTTTGTGACCATTGATACGGGCGCGGAGCAGCCAAACGATACAAGTAAAGATTTAGGGAAATAA
- a CDS encoding HK97 family phage prohead protease, producing MSKEVEIRTSQEGALKAHSSDDGPKVISGYALKFGTRSHNLGGFIEMIDKRALDQTDMSDVRALIDHDPSKILGRTSAGTLKLEVDDIGLRFDVTLPNTQYATDLYENLRVGNISNCSFGFLLGKNGDSFTRDQETGLPLRSLRNISKLTDVSVVTYPAYEDTDVTIAQRNLKQYEQRNLNPQKEKLLLQLDLIKLGL from the coding sequence ATGTCTAAGGAAGTGGAAATCAGAACGTCGCAGGAAGGGGCATTAAAAGCCCATTCAAGCGATGATGGGCCGAAGGTGATTAGCGGGTATGCACTCAAGTTTGGAACCCGCAGCCATAACCTGGGTGGATTCATTGAAATGATTGATAAACGGGCTCTTGACCAAACAGATATGAGCGATGTACGAGCTTTAATTGACCATGATCCATCTAAGATTCTCGGCCGCACGTCTGCCGGCACGCTTAAGCTTGAGGTCGATGACATCGGCCTAAGATTTGATGTCACTTTACCGAATACTCAGTACGCCACGGATTTATACGAAAATCTACGCGTCGGCAATATCTCAAACTGTTCTTTCGGCTTTTTGCTTGGGAAAAACGGTGACAGCTTTACCCGTGACCAAGAAACGGGGCTGCCGTTACGAAGCCTGAGAAACATTTCAAAGCTGACAGATGTATCAGTGGTTACGTATCCAGCTTATGAAGACACCGATGTGACGATCGCTCAACGGAACTTAAAGCAGTACGAACAAAGAAACCTGAATCCGCAAAAAGAAAAGCTGCTGTTACAGCTGGATTTAATAAAACTGGGATTGTAA
- a CDS encoding phage portal protein — protein sequence MAFFRSLDKQSQGAREFNEIIVGLDGLSYVSASAIKNSDVFTAVHTLSSDIAASPIMVKHNGVEEKDSDLFRLLNEKPNDYYSGYFFKFILVANALLNGQSYAEIIRDKEGAPVELIHMLNSEVYAEQLPNRNEILYRYYPSGGKERVLRPENVLHIKFFSLDGITGMGPLSSLKREIESQEFGKRLVTDFFRRGINLSGIVNLKKGHLSPEAKDKIRNEFEKANSGGRNQQRIAVLSENEEFKQLEINTKVLEIVNNYTHSTKQIAKAFGLPAHKLGIEQVNTSLEQANLDYLTNTLSNYFTAIASELNFKMLPYPLNLQQKFQFDTRRFRETDAKTKRENVIALLQNGIFSLNNALEEYGYEPIPNGDKRFMSLNYVDVEIMDEIQKAKAKSLPISSAGEGGEGNV from the coding sequence GTGGCGTTCTTTCGATCATTAGATAAACAAAGCCAGGGGGCGCGGGAGTTTAATGAAATTATTGTCGGCTTAGACGGCCTGTCTTACGTGTCAGCAAGTGCAATTAAGAACAGCGATGTGTTCACAGCAGTGCATACCCTTTCCTCTGATATTGCAGCATCGCCAATTATGGTTAAGCATAACGGTGTCGAAGAAAAGGATTCTGATCTGTTCAGGCTGCTGAATGAAAAACCCAATGATTATTATTCGGGGTACTTTTTCAAATTCATACTTGTAGCCAATGCACTATTGAACGGCCAATCGTACGCTGAAATCATCCGGGACAAAGAGGGGGCACCCGTGGAGCTTATCCATATGCTGAACAGTGAAGTCTATGCCGAGCAGCTTCCGAACCGAAACGAAATCCTATACCGGTATTATCCTTCTGGCGGTAAAGAGAGAGTATTGAGGCCTGAAAATGTGTTGCATATTAAATTTTTCAGCTTGGACGGCATTACGGGGATGGGTCCTCTTTCCAGTCTTAAGCGTGAGATTGAAAGTCAGGAGTTTGGAAAACGCCTTGTTACTGACTTTTTTAGAAGAGGCATCAACTTGAGTGGGATTGTCAACTTGAAAAAGGGTCATTTGTCCCCTGAAGCAAAGGACAAGATTCGAAATGAATTTGAAAAAGCAAACTCAGGGGGGCGGAATCAGCAAAGAATTGCTGTTCTTAGTGAAAATGAGGAGTTTAAGCAATTAGAAATTAATACAAAAGTGCTTGAAATCGTTAATAATTACACGCATTCAACAAAGCAGATCGCCAAAGCGTTTGGCTTGCCCGCCCATAAGCTGGGGATAGAACAAGTCAACACATCGCTTGAACAAGCCAACCTGGACTATCTGACAAATACATTATCGAACTATTTCACGGCTATTGCCTCAGAACTGAATTTCAAAATGTTGCCGTATCCTTTAAACCTACAGCAGAAATTTCAATTCGATACGCGGCGGTTTAGGGAAACGGACGCGAAAACAAAGCGCGAGAACGTTATTGCCTTGCTGCAAAACGGTATTTTCTCGCTCAACAATGCCCTGGAAGAGTATGGTTATGAGCCAATACCAAACGGGGACAAGCGTTTCATGAGTTTGAATTATGTGGACGTTGAAATCATGGACGAGATTCAGAAAGCGAAGGCAAAGAGCCTGCCGATCTCGTCAGCAGGTGAAGGAGGTGAGGGGAATGTCTAA
- a CDS encoding terminase large subunit, with amino-acid sequence MTTERIDPGTLYAKKVVSGEITACKKVIKACQRHLRDLERAADPSFEYEYRPEKAKKVIKFLEILPDISTGKPTKLALFQKFIVYMLYAWRNKETGFRRFTKAYISMARKGGKSVLVAGLALYELIYGESPKFDRQIYATANSRGQARTVFKMISMQLKKIRSQSKAIRKWTKIIQNEIRYLKDDCVIMPLSRDTDNLDSLNVLIGILDEYHTASNTKMMEVLESSQGQQDQGLILIISTAGFKLNGPMYSQEYPYVDDILSGRKENENYFAIVYEQDDEEEIYDESTWIKSNPLLEVEGLQKKLLTNLRKKLKEALDKDDLNGTLVKNFNLWQSASSESFVNGRDWKSCGVDTAPEIMGKPVYIGVDLSRTEDLSALSFIYPLEDEDETFYVDSHSFVGTKGGLDNKIERDKLDYRALSKAGYCTITDKKSGIINLQQVIDYMINHIQENDLQVEGIFYDPYNISLFLNEMEKYGYEDKLIEVRQGARTLSEPTKDFRLNVFDRKIIHSINPLLNTALHNAMVKKVNDTIQINKDLNREKIDPAAAMMNAHTGAMFHYKQDKFDWNTYYESEEFTL; translated from the coding sequence ATGACGACTGAGAGAATTGATCCAGGCACGCTTTACGCGAAAAAGGTTGTTAGCGGAGAAATAACGGCATGCAAAAAAGTAATAAAAGCCTGTCAGCGTCATCTTAGAGATTTAGAAAGAGCGGCTGACCCGTCTTTTGAGTATGAGTACAGACCCGAAAAGGCAAAAAAGGTCATCAAGTTTCTTGAAATACTGCCGGACATATCAACGGGCAAGCCCACGAAACTGGCCTTATTTCAAAAATTCATTGTGTACATGCTTTACGCTTGGAGAAATAAGGAGACGGGTTTTCGCCGTTTTACAAAAGCTTATATAAGCATGGCGAGAAAGGGCGGAAAATCCGTCCTTGTAGCGGGTCTTGCGTTGTACGAATTGATCTACGGGGAATCCCCTAAGTTTGACAGGCAAATTTATGCGACAGCTAACTCAAGAGGCCAAGCAAGAACTGTTTTTAAAATGATCTCCATGCAATTGAAAAAGATAAGAAGCCAGTCAAAGGCAATTAGGAAATGGACAAAGATCATACAAAATGAAATCCGGTACCTGAAAGATGACTGCGTCATTATGCCTTTATCAAGGGATACTGATAACCTTGACAGTTTGAACGTTCTGATTGGGATTCTCGACGAGTACCACACAGCGTCCAACACAAAAATGATGGAAGTCCTGGAGTCTTCCCAAGGTCAGCAGGACCAGGGCCTTATCTTAATCATTAGCACAGCCGGCTTTAAGCTGAATGGCCCCATGTATTCGCAGGAGTACCCTTATGTTGACGATATTCTTAGTGGTCGTAAGGAAAACGAAAACTATTTTGCAATTGTCTACGAGCAAGATGACGAAGAGGAAATTTACGACGAAAGCACTTGGATAAAAAGTAATCCCTTACTTGAGGTGGAGGGTCTTCAAAAGAAACTTCTAACCAATCTACGCAAGAAACTAAAAGAGGCTCTTGATAAAGATGATTTAAATGGCACATTGGTAAAAAACTTTAATTTATGGCAGTCTGCTTCATCTGAAAGTTTTGTAAACGGAAGAGATTGGAAAAGTTGCGGCGTCGATACTGCCCCGGAAATAATGGGAAAGCCCGTGTACATCGGAGTAGATTTATCACGGACAGAGGATTTATCAGCCCTCAGTTTCATCTATCCATTAGAGGATGAAGACGAAACGTTTTATGTGGATAGCCATTCATTTGTGGGTACTAAAGGCGGGTTGGATAATAAAATTGAGCGCGACAAATTAGATTATCGGGCTCTTTCGAAAGCCGGGTACTGTACCATAACCGACAAAAAATCAGGAATCATTAATCTTCAGCAAGTTATTGATTACATGATCAATCATATTCAGGAAAATGATTTACAAGTAGAAGGTATTTTCTATGATCCGTATAACATTTCCTTATTTTTAAATGAGATGGAGAAATACGGATACGAAGATAAACTAATTGAGGTCCGGCAAGGGGCGCGGACTTTGTCGGAACCGACAAAAGATTTTCGGTTAAATGTGTTTGACAGAAAAATCATCCATAGTATAAACCCTTTGCTTAACACAGCGTTACATAACGCGATGGTGAAAAAAGTGAATGATACAATTCAAATTAACAAGGATTTAAACAGGGAAAAAATTGACCCGGCAGCGGCGATGATGAACGCGCACACGGGTGCTATGTTTCATTACAAACAAGATAAATTTGACTGGAACACTTATTACGAAAGCGAAGAATTCACCCTTTAA
- a CDS encoding phage terminase small subunit P27 family produces the protein MARRKQLTETLKGQITNEEREERLQQEEKLKDFSPLQENPPYWLSTMAKNEWRRIYPHIIKMPISELDSTLLAIYCNSYAQYRMALKDIMTDGQTIIEINSKGFEVKKKNPSVDIMNSMSKEIRGIAGQLGLSLDSRLRIVGLDGDDDEEDLLGAMMNDDD, from the coding sequence TTGGCGAGACGAAAGCAATTGACGGAAACGTTAAAAGGGCAAATTACTAACGAAGAGCGGGAAGAGCGTCTGCAGCAGGAAGAAAAATTAAAAGATTTTTCGCCTCTGCAAGAAAACCCACCATACTGGCTGTCCACGATGGCTAAAAATGAGTGGAGGCGAATCTACCCGCATATTATTAAAATGCCAATCTCTGAACTGGATTCGACGTTACTAGCCATTTATTGCAACAGCTACGCTCAATATAGAATGGCTCTCAAAGACATAATGACAGACGGACAAACCATTATTGAAATTAATAGTAAAGGGTTTGAAGTAAAAAAGAAAAATCCGTCCGTTGATATTATGAACAGTATGTCAAAGGAAATTCGCGGGATTGCGGGTCAGCTCGGTCTATCTCTGGATTCACGTCTACGAATTGTAGGGCTTGACGGGGATGACGATGAGGAGGACCTATTAGGTGCCATGATGAACGATGACGACTGA
- a CDS encoding ArpU family phage packaging/lysis transcriptional regulator: MTAEQLSFMDPVDARAVRKIVIKELKDYRALKVQMENKRECESAGMSLFPSLRDSHNINELKVKQMERALQNSLDDLERLIIEKKYLTASTVKDISIYIDLGIKKNTYYELKKRAIYRLATALGII, translated from the coding sequence ATGACAGCAGAGCAGCTTTCATTCATGGACCCTGTGGATGCAAGAGCCGTGAGAAAAATAGTCATCAAAGAGCTGAAAGATTACAGGGCCTTAAAAGTTCAAATGGAAAACAAAAGGGAATGCGAAAGCGCCGGCATGAGTCTTTTTCCCTCTCTAAGAGATTCACATAATATAAACGAGCTGAAGGTGAAGCAAATGGAACGGGCGTTACAAAACAGCTTGGACGACCTGGAGCGCTTGATTATTGAGAAAAAATACCTTACAGCATCTACCGTCAAAGACATAAGCATTTATATAGATTTGGGCATTAAGAAAAACACCTATTATGAACTTAAGAAAAGGGCTATCTACCGCCTAGCCACAGCACTCGGAATCATCTGA
- a CDS encoding DEAD/DEAH box helicase — MKFKPHQYQEHAIKHIIDTHAAGLFLDMGMGKTVSTLTAVSDLLYDYFDVSNVLVIAPLRVAEDTWSRESEKWDHTSYLKVSKVLGPESSRIMALDMKADIYVINRENVEWLVNFYGKKWPFDMVVIDELSSFKSSKAKRFRALKKVRPFIKRIVGLTGTPAPNSLIDLWPQMYLLDQGERLGKTVTSYREKYFQPDQRNRTVIYSWKLKEGAEKAIHEKVSDICISMQARDWLQLPERIDNIVKVRMTDKVKAKYKQLEKDLLLPFLDGDVVADTAAVLSNKLLQLANGAVYDENGEIQKLHDEKLNALEDIVDAANGKPILVFYSYKHDLERIQQKFKKAKPLDSSREIADWNNGKIEMLLAHPASTGHGLNLQDGGHVIVWFGMTWSLELYQQANARLDRQGQKHSVIVNHLVTEGTVDEDVMRALEGKAVGQNALMEAVKARLEKLA; from the coding sequence GTGAAGTTCAAACCACACCAATACCAAGAACATGCAATTAAGCACATAATTGATACTCATGCTGCAGGCCTCTTCCTGGATATGGGGATGGGGAAAACAGTCAGCACTCTGACAGCAGTATCAGATCTCCTGTACGATTATTTTGACGTTTCAAATGTTTTAGTAATTGCGCCTTTGAGAGTTGCGGAAGATACCTGGTCAAGAGAGTCTGAGAAGTGGGACCACACCTCTTATTTAAAAGTCTCAAAAGTATTGGGTCCGGAATCATCCAGAATTATGGCGTTAGATATGAAAGCTGATATTTACGTTATTAACAGGGAGAATGTCGAATGGCTGGTGAATTTTTACGGTAAGAAGTGGCCCTTTGACATGGTCGTGATAGATGAGCTTTCTAGCTTTAAATCATCTAAGGCCAAACGGTTTAGGGCTTTGAAAAAAGTTAGACCTTTCATAAAAAGAATTGTGGGCCTGACCGGAACCCCAGCACCAAACAGCTTAATTGACTTATGGCCACAGATGTACTTGTTAGATCAAGGGGAACGGCTGGGGAAAACCGTAACCAGTTACCGGGAAAAATATTTTCAACCTGACCAAAGAAACAGAACTGTTATCTACAGTTGGAAATTGAAAGAAGGAGCCGAGAAAGCCATTCATGAGAAAGTGTCTGACATCTGCATCAGTATGCAGGCCCGGGACTGGCTTCAGCTCCCGGAACGAATTGATAATATTGTCAAAGTACGAATGACGGACAAAGTAAAAGCGAAATACAAGCAGCTTGAAAAAGATTTACTTCTCCCTTTTTTAGATGGTGATGTTGTGGCCGACACCGCGGCCGTTTTATCAAACAAGTTGTTACAGCTGGCGAATGGTGCAGTTTATGACGAAAACGGGGAAATCCAAAAGCTTCATGATGAAAAGCTGAATGCATTAGAGGATATAGTGGACGCAGCCAACGGAAAGCCTATCCTTGTTTTCTACTCTTATAAACATGATCTTGAGCGCATCCAGCAGAAATTTAAAAAGGCGAAACCGTTAGACAGTAGCAGAGAGATTGCTGACTGGAACAATGGGAAGATTGAAATGCTTTTAGCGCATCCAGCATCTACGGGGCATGGGCTTAACTTACAGGACGGAGGCCATGTGATCGTGTGGTTTGGCATGACATGGAGTCTTGAGCTTTACCAGCAGGCCAACGCGAGGCTTGACCGCCAGGGGCAGAAGCATAGTGTAATTGTGAACCATCTTGTAACGGAAGGCACTGTGGACGAGGATGTAATGAGGGCATTAGAAGGCAAAGCCGTCGGGCAAAATGCCTTAATGGAGGCAGTCAAAGCAAGATTGGAGAAATTAGCATGA